TAGGCGGGGGGCGGTCGGTTCAAGGTATCGCCCTCATCTGCTTAGCCGCGGGCGATGTAATTGCGCCAGGACTTCAGCTCAGTGATTTCTTCGGCGTCGCCGAGGGCATGGGCTTCGGCAATGAAGCCCATCGACTGGCGGCCGCCGCTCAGGAAGACCTTCCCCAGTCCCAAGGGCTCGCCAATGCCCGCCAGGAAGCTGCCAATCGTTTCCAGGGGCAGTTGCCACACCTCCACCTCGATTGCTGCGCCGCCTGAGGGCACGCGCACCAGCGCCGGACGCTTCACTTTGCCATCCAAAGCATACATGCGGTAGACCGGCTCGGTTTCCGTGGCTTCGAGGAGCACGCCACCCCGCTCAGTGAGCTGGTAGTTCAAGGGCATGCCGCTCAAGTGCGCGCCGCAGACGACCAGCGTGCCGGTGTCTTCCGAGTCGGCAATCGCGGGCGTGTAGGCCGGGACGGGCACCTTGCCCGCGCCCATGCTGAGCCCCGTCTTCGCGTGAAACTCTCCGGCGAGCGCCAGCAGGTTCGCATCTTCACCGGCGAACGAAAAGAACGTCACGCCGTGGGGAATACGATCACTGCGGAACCCGACTGGCGCCGCGATGGCCGAGAGGTCCAAGAGGTTCATGAAATTGGTGTAGAAGCCCAAGTTCGTGTTGAGCTGTATCGGGTCCTTGAGCAGTTGCTCGATCGTGTAAACCGTGCCGCAAGTGGGCGTCATGACTGCGTCGACCGTGGTCAGGATTTCGTCGGCTGTGCGCTTGAACGCCTTGAGCTGATACTCGGCGCGGAAGAAATCCACCGCCGTCGAGTTGCCGCCCTGGCAGACAATTTCCCGCGTGACGGGGTGCAAGTGCTCAGGCGTTTTCTCAATCAAGTCCTGCAGCACCAGGTAGCGCTCGGCCAGCCAGGGGCCATGGTAGAGCAGGCGCGCGGCTTCCTGGAATGGCGCGAAGTCGATCTCGACGACCTCGTAGTCCAGCTCGCGCAGGATGTCGACGGCCTTGAGGAAAATGGCTTCCGTTTCCTGGTCGCCAAAGTACTCCAGCTGATCCGCCTGTGGGATGCCGATAACGCGCTTTGGCTCGGCGATGCTCAGCTCGTAATCAACGGAATACGGGTCCTCCGCATCGAAGGCGCCGGCCACCGAGAGCACCGTGCTGGCGTCGCTGCAGCTAAGGGTGAAGATCGAAATGCAGTCCAGACTGCGGCACGCCGGGAGCAGCCCCGTGGTGCTCAGCAGGCCGCGGCTCGGCTTGAGGCCGACGAGGTTGTTTAAAGATGCCGGCACCCGGCCCGAGCCCGCCGTATCGGTGCCAAGGGAAAAGGACACGAGCCCCTTGGCGACTGACACGGCCGAGCCCGAGCTGGAGCCACCGGAAATATAACGCGGGTCAAACGAGTTGGACGGAATCCCGTAGGGCGAACGCGTGCCCACCAGCCCTGTGGCGAACTGATCGAGGTTCGTCTTGCCTATGGGAATGGCCCCGGCGGCGATCAACCGCGCGACGACGAAGGCCGACTTTTCCGGGATAAAGGAAAACTCCGGGCACGCCGCTGTGGTCGGCACGCCGACCAAATCGATGTTGTCTTTGATCGCAAACGGGATGCCGTAGAGCGGCAGATCGTCGACCGACTTGCCCGCCAGCGCATCCACGTAGGGCGCCAGCTCCTCGTGCGAGAGCACATGAATCCAGATCTTGGGGTCTTCGGCTTTGATCAGCGCCAAGACCTGCTCCACCACGGCGCCTGGAGTCAGCGCGCCATCGGCGTATTGCTTGCGTAATGTGGGTATCGAAAAATCCATTATAAACAAATTTTGTTACAATTAAGAAAATAGCATTGCTCGCATCGTCCTCCTCGAAGCAATTAGGTTGGCGCTAGTGCGAGCAATTGCTGTCCGGATTTCACCGCCGCGCCTTCTTCCACGAATAACTGCGTGACTTCGCCGGTCAATGTCGCCTGCACAGAAATTTCCATCTTCATCGCCTCCAGAATGACCAGTGTTTGGCCGGCCTCGACCTTGTCGCCCGGCTTCGCCACGATCTTCCAGACGTTGCCGTTGATGTGGCTGGCCACGGCCTCATGGCCATCAGGCAGCGTGACTTCCTCCGCCTCGGAGGTGTCCCACGAGTCCACCGTGGCGCTCTGGCCCGCGGCTTCCCAGCGGTCGCGCTCTTCCTCGAACGCCTTTTGCTGGCGCGCCTTAAAGGTGGCGATGGACTCCGCGTTGTCGGCGAGAAACTGGTTGTAGTCGCGCAGGCTGAAGTCCTCCTGCTCGACCTTGATCTGGAACTTGCCGGAGTGGAAGTCGCGGCGCATTTCCACGAGCTCTTCCTCCTCCACCGGGTAGTAGCGCACCTGGTCGAAGAAGCGCAGCAGCCAGGGCTTGCCCTCCTCGAAGGGGCCGGTGCTCAGGTAGCGATTCCAGATGGGCAGCGTCTGCCCGATCAACTGATAACCGCCCGGGCTATCCATGCCGTAAATGCACATGTAAACGCCGCCAATGCCGACCGTGCCCTCCGCTGTCCACGTGCGCGCGGGGTTGTATTTCGTGGTCAGCAATCGGTGGCGCGGATCGACCGGCACCGCTGCTGGCGCGCCCAGATAAACGTCGCCCAGGCCCATGACGAGGTAGCTCGCGTCGAAGACCGTCTTGCGCACTTCTTCCTCGGAATCCAGGCCGTTGATGCGGCGGATAAATTCGATGTTGCTCGGGCACCACGGCGCGTCCTTGCGCACGGACTTCTCATACTTGCGGACAGCCTCCTGCGTGATCTCGTTGTTCCAGCTCATCGGCAGGTGGATGACGCGCGTCGGCACGACCATGTCTTCGATTGCAGGCAGTTCCTGCTCGGCCGCCACCAGCGTGGCGACGAGTTTGTCCAGCGGCGTGATGCGCGAATCGTAGTGCAGCTGCAGCGAGCGCACGCCGGGCGTCACGTCGATCAGGCCGGGCACGGGGTTCGCGTGCAGCCACCGCATGAGCGCGTAGATGCGGAAGCGGAAATTGAGGTCGAGCACGATGGGCCCGTATTCGATCAGCAGGTATTTGTCGCCACATGGGCGGTAGGTGACCTGCATCGGGTTTTCGTCCTCGCTGAGCGTGGCGGCGATGCACGAACCGCGCTTCACATACTCGGGCTTCGACGCCGTGACCGGGGCCGTCGACATGGACTCGATGGCGGCGTCCTGCTTGGCCTCCAGCTCGTTGGCCGCAAACTGCGAGACGCAGGTAAAGCGGATTTTATCGCCGGGCCGCAGCTGGCCGATCATCCACAAATCGGCCTGAATAATCGTGACCGGGCAAACGAAGCCGCCGAGGCTGGGGCCGTCGGGCCCGAGGATAATTGGCATGTCGCCAGTGAAGTTGATCGCGCCAATCGCATACGGCGTGTCGTGCAAATTCGAGGGGTGCAGGCCGGCTTCGCCGCCGTCCTTGCGCGCCCACTTCGGCTTGTGCGGTGCGATGAGTCGGATGCCCGTGCGCGCGGAGTTGTAGTGCACTTCGAAGGTCGAGCCGAGGAATACATCGATGTCCTCTTCCGTGAAAAAATCGGGCGCGCCATGCGGACCGTAGGTCACGCGGATTTCCCACTCGCTCTCATAGGTCGGAATGAGCGATTCCTCCAACTTCGCGTGGGATTCGCAAGTCGTCGCGCCCTCGTTGAGGTGCAGCACATCACCGGGCAAAAGCGTACGCCCGGCATGGCCGCCGAAGTGGCCCATAGCGAACGTCGACTTGCTGCCCAGGTAGTCCGGCACGTTGAAACCACCTGCCACCGCAAGGTAGGAACGGCAACCCGTCTCCGTTGCCTTGCCGATCTTGAGCACCGAGCCGGGCTCCACCGTAAAAGCCTGCCAAAGGTGCACGGGCAGCCCATCCAGCTCCGCCGTGATCGGCGCGCCGGTCAGCGCCAGCGTGGCGTGTTGGTTAAACTTGAGCGTCGGCCCCATGAGGGTGATTTCCAGCGCGGCGTCGCCGGGCTCATTGCCCACAACGCGGTTGGCCAAACGGAAGGCCAGGCTGTCCATCGGGCCCGAGGGCGGCACGCCGATATCCCAGTAACCAAGACGGCCCGGGTAGTCCTGAATGCTCGTTTGCGTGCCCGGCGCAATGACATCGACCGCGGTCGTGTCGTAAGCAAAAGTCTTGAGAAAGGCCGTGGTCATCTTGCCTTCGCCGAAGGTCGCATCGGCCACGATCTTGCCGAGGTATTCGAGGTTCGTCTCGATGCCGCAGAGCGACGACTTCTCCAGCGCGTCGAGCATGCGCGCAATCGCGTCGGCGCGGTCGCTGCCCTTCACGATCAGCTTGGCGAGCAAGGGGTCGTAGTTCGGCGAAACGTCCGTGCCGCGCTCGATCCATGTATCGCAGCGCACGCCTTCCGGGAAGATGACTTCGTTGAGGACACCGGAGGACGGCTGGTAATCCTTGCGCGGGTCTTCAGCGTAAATGCGCACCTGGATCGAGTGGCCCGAGGTCGGCATGCTTTCCTGGCCCTGCGTCGGATCTTCACCGGCGGCCAGGAGCAGCATCCACTCGACGAGGTCAACGCCCGTCACCTCTTCGGTCACACCGTGCTCCACCTGCAAGCGCGTGTTGACCTCGAGGAAATAGAACTCCTCGGTCTCGGCGTTGACCAGGAATTCAACCGTGCCCGCCGAGCGGTAGTTGATCGAGGAAGCGAGCCGGCGGGCAGCGTCTGCCAGGCCGTCTCTCAAGGCTTCCGAAATGTTCGGCGCCGGCGTCTCCTCAATCACTTTCTGATTGCGACGCTGAGAGGAACAATCGCGCTCACCGAGCGTGACGACGCCTCCCTTGCCATTACCGAAAATCTGCACTTCGATGTGGCGCGCGCGGCTGACAAACTTTTCCACGTAGATGCCCGCCTGGCCGAAGTTCACCATACTCAGATGCTCCACCTGCTCGTAGGCCGCCCGCAAAATGCCCGGCTCTTCGCACACGCGCATGCCGATGCCGCCGCCGCCCGCGACGCTCTTTAAAATAACCGGATAGCCAATCGCCTCGGCCTTTTCGAGGGCTTCATCCGCCGACTCCAGCAGACCCGTGCCCGTGAGCATCGGCACGTTGGACGCCTCGGCCAAATCGCGCGCGGTGTGTTTGAGGCCAAACTGATCAATCTGCTCCGGCGAGGGGCCAACAAACTTGATGCCCTTATCTTCACAGGCCTTGGCGAAGTGCAAGTTTTCACTAAGCAGACCGTAGCCCGGGTGCACGGCGTCGACGCCATGCTCGAGGCAGAGCTCGAGAATTTTATCCGCCTTCAGGTAGCT
This is a stretch of genomic DNA from Cerasicoccus sp. TK19100. It encodes these proteins:
- the atzF gene encoding allophanate hydrolase is translated as MDFSIPTLRKQYADGALTPGAVVEQVLALIKAEDPKIWIHVLSHEELAPYVDALAGKSVDDLPLYGIPFAIKDNIDLVGVPTTAACPEFSFIPEKSAFVVARLIAAGAIPIGKTNLDQFATGLVGTRSPYGIPSNSFDPRYISGGSSSGSAVSVAKGLVSFSLGTDTAGSGRVPASLNNLVGLKPSRGLLSTTGLLPACRSLDCISIFTLSCSDASTVLSVAGAFDAEDPYSVDYELSIAEPKRVIGIPQADQLEYFGDQETEAIFLKAVDILRELDYEVVEIDFAPFQEAARLLYHGPWLAERYLVLQDLIEKTPEHLHPVTREIVCQGGNSTAVDFFRAEYQLKAFKRTADEILTTVDAVMTPTCGTVYTIEQLLKDPIQLNTNLGFYTNFMNLLDLSAIAAPVGFRSDRIPHGVTFFSFAGEDANLLALAGEFHAKTGLSMGAGKVPVPAYTPAIADSEDTGTLVVCGAHLSGMPLNYQLTERGGVLLEATETEPVYRMYALDGKVKRPALVRVPSGGAAIEVEVWQLPLETIGSFLAGIGEPLGLGKVFLSGGRQSMGFIAEAHALGDAEEITELKSWRNYIARG
- the uca gene encoding urea carboxylase is translated as MLKKVLIANRGEIACRIIRSCQKLNIPTVAIYSEADRHTPHVAMADEAFYIGPAAVSESYLKADKILELCLEHGVDAVHPGYGLLSENLHFAKACEDKGIKFVGPSPEQIDQFGLKHTARDLAEASNVPMLTGTGLLESADEALEKAEAIGYPVILKSVAGGGGIGMRVCEEPGILRAAYEQVEHLSMVNFGQAGIYVEKFVSRARHIEVQIFGNGKGGVVTLGERDCSSQRRNQKVIEETPAPNISEALRDGLADAARRLASSINYRSAGTVEFLVNAETEEFYFLEVNTRLQVEHGVTEEVTGVDLVEWMLLLAAGEDPTQGQESMPTSGHSIQVRIYAEDPRKDYQPSSGVLNEVIFPEGVRCDTWIERGTDVSPNYDPLLAKLIVKGSDRADAIARMLDALEKSSLCGIETNLEYLGKIVADATFGEGKMTTAFLKTFAYDTTAVDVIAPGTQTSIQDYPGRLGYWDIGVPPSGPMDSLAFRLANRVVGNEPGDAALEITLMGPTLKFNQHATLALTGAPITAELDGLPVHLWQAFTVEPGSVLKIGKATETGCRSYLAVAGGFNVPDYLGSKSTFAMGHFGGHAGRTLLPGDVLHLNEGATTCESHAKLEESLIPTYESEWEIRVTYGPHGAPDFFTEEDIDVFLGSTFEVHYNSARTGIRLIAPHKPKWARKDGGEAGLHPSNLHDTPYAIGAINFTGDMPIILGPDGPSLGGFVCPVTIIQADLWMIGQLRPGDKIRFTCVSQFAANELEAKQDAAIESMSTAPVTASKPEYVKRGSCIAATLSEDENPMQVTYRPCGDKYLLIEYGPIVLDLNFRFRIYALMRWLHANPVPGLIDVTPGVRSLQLHYDSRITPLDKLVATLVAAEQELPAIEDMVVPTRVIHLPMSWNNEITQEAVRKYEKSVRKDAPWCPSNIEFIRRINGLDSEEEVRKTVFDASYLVMGLGDVYLGAPAAVPVDPRHRLLTTKYNPARTWTAEGTVGIGGVYMCIYGMDSPGGYQLIGQTLPIWNRYLSTGPFEEGKPWLLRFFDQVRYYPVEEEELVEMRRDFHSGKFQIKVEQEDFSLRDYNQFLADNAESIATFKARQQKAFEEERDRWEAAGQSATVDSWDTSEAEEVTLPDGHEAVASHINGNVWKIVAKPGDKVEAGQTLVILEAMKMEISVQATLTGEVTQLFVEEGAAVKSGQQLLALAPT